In the genome of Nocardioides palaemonis, the window GAACCGGGGGGTGTCGTGGGAGTCGAGGTGCATCGTCGAGCCCTGCCACGACGCCCACGGCATTGCGCCGTGCACCTCCCGCATGGTCGCCACCGCGGCGGTGCCGGGCAGCACCGGGATGTCGACCGGCAGCCCGAGGTAGTCCAGGCCGTGCGCGAGCCCTGGGCCGTCCGGCGCGCCACCGTTGAGCCAGCACCACACCGGACGGGTGAAGCCGGCGTAGTCCATCGTGCCGTGCCAGCCGGGACCCATGAGGTCGGCGGTGGCGTCGTGGCCGTGCTCGGCGAGCAGCCAGGCGTCCGGCGACACCTCGTCGATGGTGCCCCGGATCCGCTGGGCGACCGCGTGGGCGAGGTCGTCGCCGCCGAGGCGACCGGTCATGTTGGCGACGTCGACGCGCCACCCGTCGAGCCCGCGGCGCAGCCAGTGGGCGACCACCGACTCGTCGCCGGCGTAGAGCCGCCGAGCCATCTCCTCGGACGTGTGGTCCAGCTTGGGCAGGCTCTCGATGTCGAACCAGGCGGCGTAGCCGTGGGTGTAGTCCTCGCCGAAGCGGTAGAACGCCCGCTCGGGGGCGTCCGGGTCGGCGAGCGCGCGCAGGAACCAGTCGTGGTGCTGGCCGGTGTGGTTGGTCGTCAGGTCTCCCATCAGCCGCAGGCCGTGCTCGTGGGCCGCCTTCGCGAGCCGCTCGAGCGCCTCGTCGCCGCCGAGCAGCGGGTCGACCCGGTCGAAGGACACGGCGTCGTAGCGGTGGGTGGACCACGCCTCGAAGACCGGGGTCAGGTAGAGGAGGGTCGCCCCGAGCAGGTCGAGCTGGTCGAGGTGGTCGGCGACACCGTCGAGCGTGCCTCCGTAGAGCTGGTAGGGCACGTCGGGGCCCTTGTGGACGACCGGCTGGTCCCAGTCGCACGGGATCGCCCAGTCCGGGACCGGGGCGTCGGTCTCGGTGCGGCCGAAGCGGTCGGGGAAGACCTGGTAGCCGACCTGGTCGGCGACCCAGTCCGGCAGCCGGTGGTCGGTGCTGATCCGGAAGTCGCCGCCGTCGGAGACGTCGCGCTCGTGCACGCCGGTGGCGGTGAGCCAGCGGAAGTCGTCGGGGCCGCGAGAGACGAGGAAGCGGTAGGACGTGAGCCGGTTGACCAGCCGCAGGGTGACCTCCCACCAGGCGCCTGCCGCGTCGGTCGACACCTGCTCGGCCTGACCGATCGCGGGCTCGCCGTCGCGTACGGCCCGCAGCACGACGCGCGTCGCGCCGGGCGTGCCGTCCTCGGCGTGCGGCACCCGCACGCGCAGGGTCACCTCCCCACCGAGGACCGACGTGTCGCCGACGACGTAGTGGACCGAGCCGTCGTGGTGCGGGTCGAGCGGGTGGGGGTGGTGCGGCATCGGCGGGATCAGCCCTTCACACCGCCGGCGGTGATGCCGCCGACGATGAACTTCTGGAGGTAGAGGAACAGCAGGACCACGGGGATGGCGGTCATGATCGAGCCCGCGGCGAAGACGCCGAGGTTGTTGGAGCGGTCGGCGTCGATCAGGCCGTAGAGGCCGGTCGCGAGCGTCTTGTTGCCCTCGTCGCGCAGGAAGATCGACGCCATCAGGAACTCGCCCATCACGCCGACGAAGACGAGCAGGCCGCAGATCGCGAGGATCGGCCGGAGCAGCGGCAGGATGATCCGGAAGAAGACCTGCACGTGGCTGGCCCCGTCGATCATCGCCGCCTCGTCGAGCGACATCGGGATCGAGTCGAAGAAGCCCTTGATCAGCCAGACCTGGCCGAGCGAGCCGCCGCACATCATCAGGATGTAGCCGGGCAGCGTGTCGAGGCCGATGGCCGGGATGACCTCGCCGATCTCGGTGAACATCAGGTAGAGCGCGACCGCGGCGAGGAACTGCGGGAACATCTGGATCAGCAGCAGCGCGAGGAGGCCGCCGCGGCGGCCCTTGAACCGGAAGCGGCTGAAGGCGTACGCGGCGAACGTGCTGAACAGCAGCTGCACGAACACCACGCAGACGCACACGATGATGCTGTTGCGGTACCACGTGCCGAAGGGCTGCTCGTCGATGAGCTGGGTGAAGTTGTCGAGGCTGAACGACCTCGGGATCATCGTCGAGGTGACGACGTTGCCGAGCGGGTTGAGCGAGGCCGACACGAGGTAGGACACCGGGAAGAGCGCCCACACCACGGCCAGCACGCCGACGAGGTGGCGCCAGCCGATCTCCCGGAACCACCGGCCCGGGGGCATCTTCGTCCGCGGGGCCGGGTCGCGGCGGCGGCGGCCGCCCCCGGACTCCGTGGGTGGGGCGTCCTCGACGAGGGTGGTGCCCGGCGGCGGGCCCTGGACCTGGGTCATCTCAGTTCACATCCTCGAGCGAGCGGGTGGCGCGGAACTGCAGGGCTGCCATCACGCCGGTGATGACGAAGAGGACCACCGAGACGGCGGACGCGAAGCCGATCTGCACGCCGCCCGCGCCGAAGGCGAGGCGGTAGAGATAGCTGATCAGGATGTCGGTGCCACCGGCCGTCGGGTTCTCCGGCGTGAACGGGCCGCCACCGGTGAGGAGGTAGATGGCACCGAAGTTGTTGAAGTTGAAGGCGAACGTCGCCACCAGCAGCGGCGCGACCGTCACCAGGAGCAGCGGGAAGGTGATCCGCCGGAAGCCGGCGAACCCGCCCGCGCCGTCGATCGTCGCCGCCTCGCGCAGGTCCTCCGGGATCGCCTGCAGCGCGCCGGTCGAGACCAGGAACATGTAGGGGAAGCCCATCCAGAGGTTCGTGATGAGCACCGCGATCTTGGCGGTCGTGGCCCCACCGAACCAGTTGACGTCCAGCCCGGTGAGGTCGTTGATCAGGCCGAAGTCCCGGTTGTAGAAGCTCGACCAGAGCAGCAGCGAGATGAAGCCCGGGATCGCGTAGGGGAGGATCAGCAGCGCGCGGTAGATCTTCTGCCCACGCACCCGCGGGTCGTTGAGGGTGATCGCGAAGAGCAGGCCGAGCAGGAAGGTGCCGATCACCGACACGGTGGCGAAGATGACGTTCCAGATGAAGATCTTCGCGAAGTCGGTGCGGATCTGGGCGTCGGTGGCGATCCGCTCGTAGTTGCGCAGCCCGACGTTGGCGGTCCAGGACTGGTCGGAGATCCGGGTGCCGTCGCCGTCCACGAAGTACTCGCGGTCGCCCTGCTTGGCGACGGAGTAGACCGTGTCGCTCGTGGTGTCGGTGATCGTGTCGGCGTCCTCGTCGTAGACCAGCGTGGGCGCTCCCTCGAACGCCTCGCTCGTGCCGTCGCGGACGATGAAGGTGTCGTCGTCGGTCGGGACCGCGATCTCGTCGAGGTCGTCGGACGCGGCGCTGATCTGCTTGATGTTCAAGATCGTGTAGCCGTCGACGGCGGTGACCCGTCCGTTGTCCAGGGTGACCCCGTCCGGGGCGTCCTCGAGGCCGTCGGGCGTGCCCTCGTAGACCGTCTCCGGGTCGTCCTGCGGGACCAGGAAGTAGGTGAAGGGGCCCGAGGCGGGGTCGCCGTCGGTGGCGACCGTGAGGTTGTACTGCGGCGAGTCGGCGGACCGGGTGACCGACGAGCCGACGATCTGGTCGACGGTCGTCTGCTTGTCGTTGCGGGTGCCGTCGCCGTAGTTGGTGAAGGAGGTCTTCGCGGTCAGCGCGATCGGGTAGACGACGAAGAGCGCCAGCATGAGCGTTCCGGGCACGAGGTACTTGGCCGGCAGCGCGCGGCCCGTGGCGTAGGTCGCGACGAGGATCGCGGCGACCACCCAGATGGCGCCGAGGAAGAACCACGACCCGTTGCCGACGAGGGCCGGCGTGAGGGCGATCGCGGTGCCGACGACGACACCGAGGAAGAGCACCTTCACCAGCAGCGCGGGCACGCCGTCGCGACCGGGCTGCGTGAACCGGGGACGTCGTGGCCCGGGGTCGGTCGACGAGCTGGTCGAGGGCTCGCTGGTCTGGAGGTCCGCCATGGTCAGTTCCCCTTCAGGGTCCGAGCGGGCTGAGCAGGTGGGACGGGTGTGCGGGCGCCCGGACGGGCGCGGGCGCGTCGAGCACGGCCCCGGGCGGGCGGCGGCGTGCGCCGCCCGCCGGGGTCGTGCCTGCGGGCTCAGCCGGCGTCGGCGATCGCCTTGGTGATGGTGTCGCCGGCGGACTTGATGGTCGCGGCCGGGTCCTTGCCGCTGACGATCGCGGCGTAGGCCTTGCCGAGCGGCTCCCAGACCGAGGCCATCGCCGGGATGGCGGGCATCGGCGCGGCCACGTTGGCTGCCTCGGTGAAGACGCTCAGGTCGGGGTCGTCGACCTGGTCCTGCACGGCGGTCATGGCCGGCGGGAGCTGGGTGCCCTCGTAGAGGGTCATCATGGCGTCCTCGCTGTTGACGCCGTTGTTGACGAACTCCTGCGCGATGTCCTTGTTCGTGCCGTGGGCGGCGACCATGAACGCCTGGGCGCCCATGAACGGCGCCGCGTCGCCCTGGCCGGCGAAGCCGGGCACGGGCTGGATGGCGTAGTCGAAGCCGGCCTTCTTCACGTCGGCGAGGGCCCACGGACCGGAGACGAGGAAGGCGGCCTTGCCGCTGGTGAACAGGGCGATCGAGTTGTCGCCGCTGATCGAGGTGCGCAGCACCTTGGACTGGGCGAGCTTGGAGATCTCCTCGGCCGCCTTGATCGAGCCCTCCTTGCCGATGCCGACGTCCTGGGCGTCGTAGCCGGTGGCGTCGTCGTAGGAGAAGATGTAGCCGCCGAACGAGGTCAGGATCGGCTCCATGTGGTACGCGTCGCCGAGCTCGCCGACCGGCAGGTTGAGGGCGGAGTCGACCTTGCCGGCCTTGACCGCGGCCTCGCCCTCGGCGATGGCGTCGTCCATGGTGGCCGGCTCGTCGGGCGCGACCTCGGTGTTGCGGTAGAGCGCGAGCGCCTCGATGCCGTAGGGCACGCCGTAGAGCTTGCCGTCGTAGGTCGTCGCCTGCACGGCCTTCTCCGAGTAGCCGGAGAGCTCGTCGGGCGCGAGGTTGAGCGGGTCGATGGCGCCGTTCTGGACCAGGTTGCCGATCCAGTCGTGGGCGCCGACGACGACGTCGGGACCGTTGCCGGCCGCGTCCGCGGTCACGAAGCTGCCCTGCAGGTCCTCCGAGATCGCCTGGACCTTGACGTTGATGCCGTTGGCCTCGCCGAAGTCCTCGGCGACCTGCTTGACCGCGTCGATCTTGAGCGAGTCGGTCCACACGAGGAGGTCGGCGTCGCCACCCCCGGAGTCGGCGGACGGGCTCGAGCTGGAGCTGCTGTCGGAGCTGGACGAGCTGTCGCTCGATCCGGATCCGCCGCCGCAGCCCGCGGCGGTGAGGGCGAGCACCGCGACGGCGACGGGGCCGAGGGTGCGGGACAGTCTGCGCATGGGTCCTCCGAGTGCGGCAGGTGTGAGGGTCGCCACAACCTAGCAGCGGTTTGCAGGGATGAAAAGGGGCTGCAAAAAATCCCATGAGATGTGGTGCCCGAGGTGGCGAGGGTCACTAGAGTGACCCGCGTGAGGATCAGGCTGAGCGAGATCGCCGAGCGCTCCGGCGTGAGCATCAGCACCGTCAGCCGGGTCCTCAACGAGCAGCCCAACGTCAGCCCGCAGACCCGGCGACAGGTGCTCACCGCGATCGACGTGCTCGGCTACGACCGGCCCGTGCGGCTGCGCCCGCGCGCCGGGGGGCTCGTCGGCCTGGTGATGCCCGAGCTGGAGAACCCGTTCTTCCCGCGCCTGGCCCACCACCTCGAGCTCCACCTCTCCCGGGTGGGCCTGTCCACGGTGCTGTGCAGCCAGACCCTCGGCGGCGTGCACGAGGACGACTACGTCGCGAACCTGCTCGAGCACTCGGTCGCCGGCATCGTCTTCGTCTCCGGGGTGCACGCGCTGGTCAACAGCGATCCCGCCCGCTACCAGCGGCTGCTCGACCTGGGACTGCCGGTCGTGCTGGTCAACGGGGCGCTCGCCGGCCTCGAGGCGCCGTGCGTGTCGACCGACGACGAGGCCGCCGTCGAGCTCGCCGTGCAGCACCTCGAGCACATGGGACATCGCCGCATCGGCGCCGCGCTCGGGCAGCTGAGGTACGTCCCGGCGCAGCGCAAGAAGGACGCCTTCCTGGCCAGCGTGGAGCGACGCGGCCTGGTCCCGGACGACCTCGACGTGACCCAGCTCGTGGAGAGCACGACGTACTCCGTGCAGGGCGGGCAGAG includes:
- a CDS encoding glycoside hydrolase family 13 protein, which codes for MPHHPHPLDPHHDGSVHYVVGDTSVLGGEVTLRVRVPHAEDGTPGATRVVLRAVRDGEPAIGQAEQVSTDAAGAWWEVTLRLVNRLTSYRFLVSRGPDDFRWLTATGVHERDVSDGGDFRISTDHRLPDWVADQVGYQVFPDRFGRTETDAPVPDWAIPCDWDQPVVHKGPDVPYQLYGGTLDGVADHLDQLDLLGATLLYLTPVFEAWSTHRYDAVSFDRVDPLLGGDEALERLAKAAHEHGLRLMGDLTTNHTGQHHDWFLRALADPDAPERAFYRFGEDYTHGYAAWFDIESLPKLDHTSEEMARRLYAGDESVVAHWLRRGLDGWRVDVANMTGRLGGDDLAHAVAQRIRGTIDEVSPDAWLLAEHGHDATADLMGPGWHGTMDYAGFTRPVWCWLNGGAPDGPGLAHGLDYLGLPVDIPVLPGTAAVATMREVHGAMPWASWQGSTMHLDSHDTPRFRTVAGGGTDGGVDLDGVGRELHLVGLGLQMTMPGVPVVFMGDELGLTAVDGEHARTPYPWEHPDTWDRPTFEAYQQWIALRRDHVALRRGGLRWLHAGEDSITYLREHPDETLLVHAVRRPTGAVTLPAGALGPDASLATVVGVDAEMAGGTVTLPGATGVCVHRVG
- a CDS encoding sugar ABC transporter permease, coding for MTQVQGPPPGTTLVEDAPPTESGGGRRRRDPAPRTKMPPGRWFREIGWRHLVGVLAVVWALFPVSYLVSASLNPLGNVVTSTMIPRSFSLDNFTQLIDEQPFGTWYRNSIIVCVCVVFVQLLFSTFAAYAFSRFRFKGRRGGLLALLLIQMFPQFLAAVALYLMFTEIGEVIPAIGLDTLPGYILMMCGGSLGQVWLIKGFFDSIPMSLDEAAMIDGASHVQVFFRIILPLLRPILAICGLLVFVGVMGEFLMASIFLRDEGNKTLATGLYGLIDADRSNNLGVFAAGSIMTAIPVVLLFLYLQKFIVGGITAGGVKG
- a CDS encoding ABC transporter permease subunit, whose amino-acid sequence is MADLQTSEPSTSSSTDPGPRRPRFTQPGRDGVPALLVKVLFLGVVVGTAIALTPALVGNGSWFFLGAIWVVAAILVATYATGRALPAKYLVPGTLMLALFVVYPIALTAKTSFTNYGDGTRNDKQTTVDQIVGSSVTRSADSPQYNLTVATDGDPASGPFTYFLVPQDDPETVYEGTPDGLEDAPDGVTLDNGRVTAVDGYTILNIKQISAASDDLDEIAVPTDDDTFIVRDGTSEAFEGAPTLVYDEDADTITDTTSDTVYSVAKQGDREYFVDGDGTRISDQSWTANVGLRNYERIATDAQIRTDFAKIFIWNVIFATVSVIGTFLLGLLFAITLNDPRVRGQKIYRALLILPYAIPGFISLLLWSSFYNRDFGLINDLTGLDVNWFGGATTAKIAVLITNLWMGFPYMFLVSTGALQAIPEDLREAATIDGAGGFAGFRRITFPLLLVTVAPLLVATFAFNFNNFGAIYLLTGGGPFTPENPTAGGTDILISYLYRLAFGAGGVQIGFASAVSVVLFVITGVMAALQFRATRSLEDVN
- a CDS encoding sugar ABC transporter substrate-binding protein, with product MRRLSRTLGPVAVAVLALTAAGCGGGSGSSDSSSSSDSSSSSSPSADSGGGDADLLVWTDSLKIDAVKQVAEDFGEANGINVKVQAISEDLQGSFVTADAAGNGPDVVVGAHDWIGNLVQNGAIDPLNLAPDELSGYSEKAVQATTYDGKLYGVPYGIEALALYRNTEVAPDEPATMDDAIAEGEAAVKAGKVDSALNLPVGELGDAYHMEPILTSFGGYIFSYDDATGYDAQDVGIGKEGSIKAAEEISKLAQSKVLRTSISGDNSIALFTSGKAAFLVSGPWALADVKKAGFDYAIQPVPGFAGQGDAAPFMGAQAFMVAAHGTNKDIAQEFVNNGVNSEDAMMTLYEGTQLPPAMTAVQDQVDDPDLSVFTEAANVAAPMPAIPAMASVWEPLGKAYAAIVSGKDPAATIKSAGDTITKAIADAG
- a CDS encoding LacI family DNA-binding transcriptional regulator, producing the protein MRIRLSEIAERSGVSISTVSRVLNEQPNVSPQTRRQVLTAIDVLGYDRPVRLRPRAGGLVGLVMPELENPFFPRLAHHLELHLSRVGLSTVLCSQTLGGVHEDDYVANLLEHSVAGIVFVSGVHALVNSDPARYQRLLDLGLPVVLVNGALAGLEAPCVSTDDEAAVELAVQHLEHMGHRRIGAALGQLRYVPAQRKKDAFLASVERRGLVPDDLDVTQLVESTTYSVQGGQSAAERLLDRGVTGIICGSDVMALGVVRAARGRGLRVPEDVSVVGSDDSQMMEFCDPPLTTVRQPAEALAQAASQEIAEQIAGTPPRGGEVLYRPELVVRGSTASAPD